One window from the genome of Candidatus Palauibacter australiensis encodes:
- a CDS encoding radical SAM protein — protein MKDQFGRSIRYLRISVTDRCNLRCTYCMPEEGLAWIPKPEMLAYEEISEIVRQMAALGLERVRITGGEPLVRKDLPDLVRMIAAVPGIDDIS, from the coding sequence ATGAAAGATCAATTCGGCCGCAGCATCCGGTATCTCCGGATCTCGGTCACGGATCGATGCAACCTGCGCTGCACGTACTGCATGCCGGAGGAGGGGCTCGCCTGGATCCCCAAGCCCGAAATGCTCGCGTACGAGGAGATCTCCGAGATCGTGCGCCAGATGGCCGCGCTCGGGCTGGAGCGCGTCCGGATCACGGGCGGCGAACCCCTCGTCCGCAAGGACCTGCCGGACCTCGTGCGCATGATCGCCGCGGTCCCCGGCATCGACGACATCTCGC